In Nitrospirota bacterium, the genomic window GCGCTCTGCGCGACCTCCTCGATGGACAACGCCATCTCCGTGGCAGACGACGATGCGTTCGTCGAGGCCTGCGACATCTCTTCCGCGTTCTCGGCCACGCTCCTGATCGACGCCGACATCTCGCTCACGGTGCTTGCGCTCTGCTCCGTCGCCTCCTGCTGCACCCGCGCGCCCTCGCTCATCTTGACCGTCGCGCTGCTCATGAGCGCCGTTGCCTCGCCGAGGCTGGCCGCGGTCTGCTTGATCTTCCCGAGCATCTGCCGGAGGTTTGCCGACATCGTGTTGATGGCGATGCCCAGGGTCGCGATCTCCGTCTCTCCCCGGACATCGATCTCCCGCGAGAGGTTACCGGCCGCCATGCTGCTCGCGATGGTCACCTGCTCGCCAATCGGCTTCGTGATCACCCGGTCGACGAAAAGATAGACCAGGACCGTTGCGGCGGCGAAGCTGACGAACGCAACCATGAGCGCCCACAGGAGGAGGCTCCCGATCTGCTTGTTCACGGCGCTCTCCTTGAGCGCGATCCGGAACACGCCGAGCTGCTTGTTGTCAACGCTCATGATCGGGATCACCTTCTCATACTGGCCGCCCTTGTCCGTGGAATAGGAATGCACCAGGGGGCTCCGGGCGCCCAGCGCCGTCTTGCTCGCCGCATCGGTCAGCACCGAATTCTCCAGGGCCCGGTCGCTTGCGTAGAGCACGCGGCCATCCATGTCCATGATCATGGCGAGGGAGAGGTCCTTGTCTTCATCGCTCAGCGCGCGAAGCTTGTCACCCATGCCTTCCAGCGCATTCAGGGGAAGGCCGAATCCGACGGCCTTGACGATGTCCTTCCTGACGCCATCGGCCGTCGCCGCTGTCCGGGCGATCAGGGCTTCCCGGTACCGGCTGGTCGTGACAGAGATGTTCACGATCGCGTTGAACGCCAGCACGAGCAGGAGAATGCAGGCCGTCGCGAAGACGGCCCGTGCTTTCAGGTTCATGCGGGACAGGAGTTTCATTTTATGATCCTCGTCGCGTCGGTAATCAAGTCCATGGGCACCTTGATGCCGAGGGCGTTCGCCTCCTTGAGGTTCAGGACGAGTTCCACCAGCTTCGGGACCTCGGGCGGGATGCTCGCGGGGCTCTCGCCTCTGAGCAGCCGCGCGGCGATCCGCCCCGCTGCCTCTCCCTGTTCCACGGGGCTCGGCGCGAGGCTCAGGATAACGCCCTTCTCGCTGGAACCGCCGGTCTGGCTCACCGTCGGGATCTTGGACGCATGGGCGCTCTTCACGATCCCCTCCAGCGCCTCGTTGACCGCCGAGCTCATGGTGATGAACACGACGTCGGCCTTTCCGGCGAAGACGAGTTTCCGGGCGTCATCGGGCTTCTTGATAGGCATCCGCACGCTCTGGTACCCGTACTGGCCTTCGAGCTGGGTCAGTTCATCGGCCTGCCGCACCGAGTCCGGTTCGTTCTCGTTGTACACGACGGCGAGCTTCGTGAACGGCATCATTTTGCGGAGATACTTGAGCAGGCTGGTCATCGGAACCTTGCAGCTGATCCCCGTGACGTTCCGCGCAGCTACGCCGATTGCCTGCGGATCATAGACCCCGGCGTACACGATCGGGATGCTCTTCGTCTCCTTGAGCGCCGAGATCGCTGCGGGAGCGCCGTAGGCCACGATCACATTCACCTCGGCCACGGCCATTTTGCGGGCGGCGTTCGTCCAGGAGAGGGGGTCCGGGGACGGCATCTGGAGCAGGGTATCAACCTTGCGGTGATCGAACCCCTCCTTGCCGAGGGTGCCCGCAAACGCCTTGTGAACCTCCTGGTAGAAGCCCAGGTTCCCGGTCATGATAACTCCCACCGTCTTGTCCGCGGCAGAGGCGGTAGAGGCCACCAGGGCCAGGATTGCTGAGAGTAGCCATTGCTGTGGTTTCATAGTTCCTCCCCTACCATTTCATGGACAGGGTGGCCAATGTCAGTTTCACCGTGCCGTCCTGAGAGTTGTCGACCTTGTCGTCGTAATGCCGGTACTGATACCGGATCTCGCAGCTCGCCAGCCTCGTGAGCTGCATCTCGGCTCCAATGCTGTAGAGCGAGTCAACCACTTTCATGTCCGAAAGCTCGGAGATGCCTGACACATTCGTCACACCGTTGGCCCCCGCGATCACGAAGTTGCCGCGGGAGTAGCTCCTGCTCGCCGATCCGATCAGGTTCAGGCCCTCGGAGGGCGCGACGGTCAGCGTCAGCGAACCCATCTGGGAAGCATCGTTGTAGGGAACCCCGGGCTCCGTCGTCAACGCTCCCGACGTGCCGTCCGTAAGCGTGATCGTCTGGTTGACATCGTTCTTATACAGGCCGTAGCTCGCCGTGAGCGAGGAGCGGTTGCCGAGCATCACCGTCGCGCTGGCGAGCCCCTGGTCGCGCTTGGCGTCCCGGGTGCCGCCGCCGAGCGGAGCGCTGAGATTGTCCCGTGTTTCCCGGACCAGGGAGTAGCTCAGCATGGTGTTGAACTTCGGCGTCGGCGTCCAGGTGAGGACCGTGCGTGCCCCATGGGCCTTGTCGGGGTCCGTGGCATAGGCCGGATTGTCCACCTTGGTCTCGCTGACATCGGCGCGGAAGGACAGCTTGTTCATGATGCGGTAGGTCACGTTGATCTTTGCCGTGTTTTTTGTGGTGCTCTGGGGCAGGTCCCAGAAGGCCGGGTTCGTCGACCCGTCTATGTTCGTGTTGGTGCGGTCGGTCTTGTCGCCCACGTACTCGCCCCGGAGCGTCAGGCGGTCGGTGGCCCGGTAGCGGACCACTCCGCTCACCGTGTCCCGCGTTGACGAGATGGACTGGCGCACATCGATCGGCGTGATGCCCGTCGCCGTGTTAAAGACCGCCGGGTTCGTCACTTCCGTGTCATAGTGGCGGTATTTGACGGTCAGGATCACGCTCGTCACTGGCATGAACATCAGGTCGCCCGCCGCGTTCGTGAACTTCGCCTTTGCGCTGCTGTCCTCGTTCTGGTGGTCCCCGTTCGAGTACGTGCCGGACAGCACGAGCCTGCCCGAATAGGACGTATGCAGCTTGACCGTGTCCGTGGAGGACTTGAGGTCAGGGACCAGATTGTGGGGACCTCCCGCATCTGCGTCGGTCAGAAACTTCTGATCGAGGACCGCGAGCTTCATCTCCGTATGGCTGTAGTCAGCCTCGACGGGACCCAGGTGGCTGTTCAAGCCGACCCGGTACTCGCTCGTGTTCCAGTCGATGGGTCTTGATTCGGAAACCTTGTTCAGACCGCCAAGGGTCAGGAAGCGCTGCTGGACCAGCCCCTCCTTGTCCAGGGTTACTGCCTCGACGTAGAGATGGAGGGGGAAGTCGGGGGTCTTGAACCGAACGGACCCCCTGCGCAGCTGGCTCTCGACGCCGTAGAGATCAAAGGGGTTCAGGTCCGTGAAGCTCGGCGACGGCGTTGACAGGTCGTCTGCCCCGAAGCTATAATGATCCAGATTATGGAACAGGCCACGCGTGAGGCCGTTGATCAGGACGAGATCGCCGAACGCGTAGTTCACCTCGCCGAAGTAGTCCTTATTGTTCAGGAAGTAGGATTCGAGCAGGAAGCGCTGCGGAAGGGGGTCCCACTCCATGTCGAACCCGCCGGCGGGTGACGACTTCAGATGGTCGTACTCCCCTGCTTTAGTGTTTCCGTTCTGATCCACCCCGTACCAGCCTGCGCCGACCCGGAACTCGGGCGGGACCTCCAGTTTCGTTTCTGTCGCCTTCTCTTCGGGCGCCTGTTGTGCCAGAAGCGGAGAGGCCCAGAGCATCAGGAATGCGATTGAATAGATGATTTTCTTCATAACAATGAGCCTCCTCTAACGTACGAAAGTGCCCTGGCCGGTCGCCGAAGGCGTATCGGTACCATGGATCTGGGAATGACAGTCGGTGCAGCGGGTGTAGTATGCCCGCTTCTGCTCTGCCGTGGTCGCTCCCGAAATCGGGTGGGTCGGGTGGCACTGGAGGCAGAGGAACGGCTCCCGCGCCGTGAGCAGGTTGTTGTTCACCGATCCATGGGGGAGATGGCAGGTGCGGCAGTCGTCGTTCAGGTCCGCGTGCTCGTACACGAAGGGGCCTGCCTTCTCGGCATGGCACTGGGTGCACGTATCCTTCACCGTATCCCGGCGGAGGTTCTTCTCGCCGCTGCCGCCGTGCGGGTCGTGGCAGTCGGTGCAGAAGACCTTCTTCTCGGGAACGGGGTGGTGATTCGGCAGGCTGAAGGACGCCTCCACGTCCCTGTGGCAGCGCTCGCACATCTCCGCCACATCCCGCGGCTTCACCTTGAGGTTATGACTGCCGTGGATCCGGTGGCAGTCCGAGCAGGAGATATCGTTCACGGCATGGGTGCTTGCGTTCCAGTTGTGCAGGTTGAACGTGGCATTGGCAGCGTGGCATTTGAGACAGATAAGGGATTTCGCCGGCGCCGGCAGGTTCTTGATGTCCACCAGCGTTTTGAAGTCGCAGGGCGTCTTCTTTCCCACCTGTGCGTCGGCCGCGAGCTTCTGCGGTGTCAGCTGCTCGACGGCAAGGCTTCCGGGGCCGTGGCAGCTTTCGCAGTTCACGAGCGGCAGGCCCGATTCCCGCGAGAGCTGCGCGCCCATGGTCGAGAGGTCGAAGTCCCGGCGCCTCTTGTCATGCTCGTGGCACGCCTTGAGGCAGTTGTCGGTTCCGATATAGTCCGCGTCAAGCCGCCCCACGATCATTTTTTCATACTCCTTGATCGGCAGGAGCGGCCTCGATTCCTTGAGCGCAGCGCACCCGGCGACGAAAAAGGCGCCCAAGGCCACGACCGCCAGCCATTTTCTCCATAGAATGAATTGTTCCATTATAGACAACCTCCTTGTGCTGAGTATCGGTTAGGGCCGTTCCGCGGAAATGCCGATCACGCCGTTTGGCAGAAGATAGGTCATCGCCCCGTCACACCAGGCCGGCCGCCCGGGTCCGGGTGCGCAGATCGCCGTGAGCGTGGCGCCGGCGGAATAGTTCAGGACGCCGTCATCCAGCCAGTCGATCGAGTCATAAATGAGCCGCTTCGCATAGTACCGGTTATGCACGAAAGCGCCGGGCTCTTCCGTGCTGCTGAACACCACCAGGTTGACGGCTGCGCCCATGGTGTTCTTGCCCGTCGTGTTGCCGGTGATATCGGTGTCTCCCCTGAAGAGCCAGTTATTATTGGCGCTGCTCCTGATGATGGTGAAAGCCCCGGTGGCGCTTGCGCCGGTGTACACAGATGACAGCGTCAGCGTCGTCGCATCCCGGTTGTTGATCTTGTACCACGTCCCATCGCTGTCAAGGCGGAAATAGTCGCCCGTCGTGCCCGAACCAGGCAATCCCACATCGAGGGTGAGAGGATTGGCTCCGGTTATCGTGACCGTCGCGCTGGCCGAAGTTACCGATGCCGTGGCGTTGTTCTGCAGCGAGAAGCCAGACGTGGTCGTTGACGCGCCGAGATAGTTCGTCGTCAAGGTAATCTGGGTATCGGAGTCAACGGAAGCGATGGAATACCAGACGCCGTTCTTGTCTACCCGGAACTTGTCTCCTGTTGCTATCAGGCTCGTCCAATTCGTATTGGTTCCGGTGACGATCGGCGAGCTGTATGTAACCGATACCGTTTCGTTCCTGCGGATGGTATAACTGACCCCGCTCGCCGAAGTAAAGGTCGCGCCGGTATAGGGCGTGGAGAGCGTGATCTGGGTCGCAAGGTCCACGGAGGCAATGGGGTACCATGCCCCGTCACTGTCAATGCGGAACTGATCGCCCGGATCGAGTGAAAGCGCAGTCCAGTTCGTCTTTATGCCGGTTATGACCGCGCTTCCGGTCACTGCGGTCACGGTTCCCGCCGTAATCAAGGACAGGTTCCTGGCGCGGTAAAAAGTGTTGCTGCCCGTTCTTTGGTAGAATCCGGCCTGATCCAGCACTTTCTGAAGGGCGCTCTGCGCGTTGGCGAACAAGTTCTTTTCGTTATTGATCATGGCAACAAAGGAAGAGTCGTTCAGGCCGTGGCATTTTGAGCAGACCTCGCTCGGAATGCTCGTGATGCTGCCCGTGATGCTCGAGATGACTGTTTGGTTGTCGTCGAACGCGGCCGGAAAGAACAGATGATCGCCGACGCCGTTCGGGCGGGACATATGACAGCCGACGCAGGGACCGTTCGTTCCCGTGTCCGGGGCGCCGGCCGTGCCGATTTTGTCGTGCAGGTATCTGGCGATATTCGTGTAATCCCTGCCGCTGTAGTTGTATCCCGCGGTCCGGAACATGACGGCGCCGACCATGAAGTGGTGGCCGTCGATGATCGTCCGGTTCGTGAAATCCACGGGGACCACCGCCCCGACGTTCATGTTCTTGATCGAATCTCCGTTCTGCCTGCCGGTATGGCAGGGCATGCAGATATTCGAGCCTGCCAGGTCCGGATAGGCAAAGGAAGCCACCGAGCTGATCGTGGCGACCGCCGGGGGGGTCACATAAAAGCTGTAGCTGTAATCCGCGGTATACGGGCCGGGATTGCGCAGGGCGCCCTTGTTGTCCGAGTGGCAGCCCGTGCATTCGAGCAGCTCGGGTTTCCAGCTCGCGGCCGAGGGCACCGGGAAGGTGGCAAGGGTCCCGTACAGGATGGCCTTGGCCTGAACGGCATTGCCGCTTGCCAGAGCGTCGGCATATTGTGCATACCCGGTCGTCGTATGACACCGCTGACACGTCGGGCTTCTGGACCAGTTGGTTCTCGACCACGCCTCGCTCGGCGCCCGCGAAGCGTGCGCCGACTCCGCCCACTCGTTACTGATAGCGATATCGCTGTTCTTGTGAGGGTTGTGACAGTCGGTACAGACCGTCTCGCGCGAAAAGTCCATGGCGTAACCCGTCGGGGTTATGGAACCAAAGCTCGTGAGAGCGGTGGCGAAGTGGGTATCGGTGATGATCAGATTGTTACCGCTGGCACTCGCCGCCTCTGCTCCTCCCGCGTCATGCGCCGCGACTACGGTCCCCGTGCCCGTTGAATTCAGCAGTTCATGGCAGTACGTGCACATGACGAACTGACCGGACAGGGTAACGGTCGGACCGCTGCCAAGGACGGTACCGGTTGTGTTCGAAAGGAGCGATATGGGCTGCACGCCGCCCGCGTTCGCGTGCAGACTGCCGGGGCCGTGGCAGGCTTCGCAGCCAACGACCGGACGGGCCGTCGTCCCCAGAGAGCCTGCGAGCGCCACACGCGCGCTGTCCCCGTTCGGGTTATGGCAGTTCTTGGTGCAGGTGCCTATCTGGCCGAGCGTCGGACTTCCCGGGCTGCCCAGGTCTCCCGCCGGGTTCAGGTTCGCGTGCGTCGTGGAGAGCCAATCCGCTGCCGTGTCCGTGTGGCAGCCCGCGCAGACGTCGATGCCCGCGGTCGGCGTCGATGCCGAGAGCACCGTTCCCGATGCCGGCGGCCTGTTCTCCGTGCTGGATCCGCACCCGTTGAGCGCTGCGGCAACCAGCATCGCGCCCAGCAGAGCGAACGCCATTCTGCTTCCTCTTTTCTGCTTCATACTCGTACCTCCCCCTTTTTGGATACGAGGGACAGAGGACGGTCGTTTCGCTTTCACGCGACGCTTCACCGGCCGTCAATCGCCTCTCGCACATTTCTTATTGGATCATGTCCCCAATGCCCGCTCCACATCGAGCAGGATATACAGCTTGTCGTCCTTCCGCGCGATACCCTTCAGGTATTCCGCACCGTGCTCAATCGTTTCCGGTACCGGCCGTATGGCCTCGGGATGGATCTTGACGACTCCCGACACGCGGTCGACAATGAGCCCCGCGTCCTCATCGGTCACGCTCACGACCAGGATACGCGACTTCTCGTCCCGTGCGGACGCAGGGAGACCGAGACGCTTTGAAAGGGCGATCACCGGAAGGACGGCGCCGCGCAGTGCGGTCACGCCCAGGACATAGTTGGGGGCGTTCGGCACGGGCGTCAGGTCCCTGCTCTTCAGCACTTCCTTCACGTCGTCGACCATGACCGCATAGTGTTCGTCGCCGAGACGGAACGAGAGCATCTCGAGCTCCTGTTCCTGTTGCTCCTCAGCGACCGGTTCTGGCGGTGGACCGGCTTCGGCCTCTTCGCCCGCAGGAGAAGTGTCCTCGGGAACGGCCGCCGCAGGTAACGCTTCGACGGCCTGTTCGGGCTGCCCATGCTGCGACAGATCCTCATTGACCCCCGGCGCAGCAGGTGCGGTCTCCGCCGCCTGCTCCTTGACGGTACTTGCGCGGGCACGTTCCGCCGCTTTTTTCCGGGCTGCCAAAATGTCCATACGTCGCTAACGCTCCACTGAAAATTCCAAAGTGCAAATTTAAAATTGCAATTGATCTTCCCTTTGACTTCCTGTTCCCCTGCGCAATTTACAATTTGCGCTTTGCCTTTCGAGATCCCGGTTCATTGATCTCTTACGACGCTCTCGATGATCTCGGGGCCGATGATTTCGACGCCTCTGCCGAACCCTTCGAGCAGGGCATTCCCGGCGATGATATTGATGCGCCTCGGCACTCCGCCGCTCTCGCGGAACAGGAGTTCGAGCGCTCCCTCATCGAAGAGCCTGGCCTCCCTGCCCGCGACCCTGAGCCGGTGCGCTACGTACTCCCGCGTTTCCTGTGCTTCCAGCGGCCCCAGATGGAACTGCATGGCGACCCGCTGGCGGAGCGCCCGGTACGGACGACGATCGAGCCGGTCCCTCAGCTCGGTCTGGCCGATCAGGACAAGCGCCAGGAGGTTCCGGTCATCGAGCTGGAAGTTCGTGAGCAGCCGCAACTCCTCGAAGGTGGCCTTGCCGGGGATGAGCTGCGCTTCGTCGATAATGAGGACGGTCCGCTTCCCGGCCTCGAAGAGCTCGAACAGTTTTGCGTTGATCGCCTCAAGGAGGCCGTGACGCTGCCGGCCGGCATCCTCGATCCCCAGCCGCAGGGCGACCATCTGCAGGAGCTGGGACGGCGAAAGCCGCGGGTTGATGATGAGGACCGGATGGTAGCTCCGGTCCATCCAGTCGATCAGAGCCCGGGACAGGGTCGTCTTGCCCGATCCGATCTCGCCGGTCAGGAGCACGATGTCCTGCTCGTCCACGGCGAGTTGCATCCTGGCCAACGCTTCGGCGTGCTTGGCGCCTTGAAAAAGGAAGCGCGGGTCCGGCGTCTTGTTGAAGGGCTTTTCCTTTAAGCCGTAGAATTCCTCGTACATATCAGTCAGATGACAGAGAGCAGAACACTGGCAACTGCGGGCCTGACCAATGCTTTCAGGCTGTCCGACGATTGACCGTCAGTCTTCTGACATCGGGATTTCGGTCTTTTCCTTTCCTATCTTATCGGCCCTGCCGAAGTTTTCTTTAGCACGCCCTCCATGAGGGACTCCACGTCCAGCACCAGCACGACACCGCGCCGGTCGCCCAATTCGGTTGCGCCGGCAATACCCCGCACCTTCGAAAGCCGTTTTCCCATGGGCTTGATAACGATTTCCTGCTGGTCCCGCAGCGCCTCCACCACGATGCCGAGCCGGCGCTCGGCGAGGCCCACGATGATAAGATACAGGGATGAACGCCCTTCCCGGACCGGCAGCATGAATGCCTCGGTGAGCCGCAGGAGCGGCACCGTTTCGTTGCGGATGGCGATGACCTCGCGTGTTTCAACGGTCTCCACCTGGTCCTCGGTGGTCCTGATGATCTCCAGGACGGAACTGAGCGGCACGGCAAACGTCTGTCCGCCGGCTTCCACGATAAGCGCCTTGATGATGGCGAGCGTGATCGGGAGTGTCATCGTGAACCGGCTGCCTTCGCCGATTTCCGTTTCGACGTCTATCATGCCCGAAAGCTTCGAAAGGTTCTTCTTCACGACGTCCATGCCCACGCCGCGGCCCGAGATTTCCGTGACCGTTTCCCGGGTGGTGAATCCCGGCAGGAAGACGAGGTCCAGGATCTCCTTGCGGTCCGTTTCGGGATCGAGCCCGTGGTCGGGCGTCAGCACGCCCTTCTCGACGGCCTTCGCGAGGATCTTCCGCGGGTCCATCCCCGCGCCATCGTCCTCCACGGTGATGACAACATGGTTTCCCTTCGGAGAAGCGGACAGCACCACCACGCCCTGTTCGGGCTTCCCGCCCTGTCTGCGGACTTCCGGAGATTCGATGCCGTGGTCAACGGCGTTCCGGATCAGGTGCATCAGCGGGTCGGCGAGGTCCTCGACCATCAGCTTGTCGAGCTCGGTCTCCTCGCCGGACAGCCGGAGGTCGATCTCCTTGCCCGCGTCCTTCGCGTATTTCCTGACCATCTGCGTCAGGCGGTTGAAGATCTGCCCGATCGGCACCATCCTGACCTCAAGGATGCCTTCCTGCAGTTCGTTCAGTTTGCGTTCGAGCCCCCGCTGCGCCTTGTGCAGGTCTGCGGCAAGGCTGCTGGCGCCCTGCTGGGACTTGAGCTCCCGCACGATGCGACCTATGATGTTCTTGACGAGGTGCATTTCGCCTACGGTGTTCATCAGGCTGTCGAGTTTGTAAATGTCGACGCGGACCGTATTGCTGACGGACCGGAGCCCGGCTTCCTGCCGCGGTTCCTCGGCCTTCCGTCCCTCCACGTAGGGAACCTGCTCGATTGCCGCGTTGGGCACGGTGACCGACGCCTTCAGTTCATCGCGCGACTTGGCCGTCCCGACCATGATCGTGAAGCCGATGCCGCTACCCCCGGCGCCCGCCGTGGGAAGCGTGCAGATGATCTCGGCTTCCTTCTTGAGCGTTTCGTTGAGCCCCGTGATGCCCGCTTCAAAATCGGCCAGCTCGAAGACGACCTTGACGAGAAACAGGTTCTTGCGTCCCCTGATATTCTCCTTCAGCCGGAATTCCTCGTACTCGGTCAGCACCTGGAGCAGCCCCCGGTCGAGATCGATCTCGTTCAGGACCGACCGGTCGGAAGCGGCCGCGGGCTTCGCCTGGAGGACCGCGTCGATCCGCTCGACCATGGGTGCGATCTCTTCCGGCTCCTGCCCGCTGCCCGCCTGCTGGACCAGGCGGCCGAGCAGCGCCGCCGCATCGAAGAGGACATCGAGCGCCTCGCGGCTCAACCCCACCTTGCCGAGCCGGACCTCATCGAGCAGGAACTCCATCTTGTGGGACAGGTCAGCCGGCACCTTGAGGTCGAACATGCCGGCAAGCCCCTTGAAAGAGTGGATGGCGCGGAACAGCGCGTTCACCTGCTCGGGCTCCGGACGCCCCTCGCTCTGCCCGGACTCGATCGTGAGCAGCGCTTGGCTGGCGCTCTCGAGGATGTCCTCGGCCTCGGCAAGAAAATCTTTTATGTTCCGGTCTGACTTCATGGGTCGGTTCGCTCCCTGGAGGATGGGAAAATTTCAAGTGGTCGCTTCCTGTTCTCCATGTTCAATCTTCGCTGGTTCATGCGTCGGGCCGCCCCGCCGCCTATCAGCCGCCCAGCGCTCCCCTCACGGCCGACATCAGGTCTTCCTTGGTGAACGGCTTGATCACGTAGCTCGAGGCGCCGAGGGCGAGGCCCCGCTTCTTGTCCTCGTCGCTCTTTTCGGTGCTCACGATGATGAGCGGTATCTCCCGGTATGCCGGGTTGGACCTGACGAAACCGATGAGCTCCAGCCCGTTGATATCGGGCATGTTGATGTCGGTCACGATGAGGTCGAACCGGCGGGAGGGAAGGGCCTTGAGCGCCTCGAAGCCGTTGGCGGCCTCCACGACGAAGAAACCGCCTGCCTCCTCAAGGGAGACGCGCATCATCGAGCGGATCGCCTTGGAGTCCTCGACGATCAGAACGTTCCTCATCTTCTCTCCTTTTGAAGCTCGGCGATCCGTTTTTCGAGCAGTGCTTTTTCGAGCGCCATGCCCGCCTGGTTCATGAAGATCTCGAGCGTATCGACGCCCTTGATCGGCCTTCGTTCCGGGATGTTGTCGCCGTAGACGACGAGGGCGACCTTTCCGTCCACGACGAGCGGGATGGCAAGCACCTGATCGGGCATCACACCGCCCAACTCGTTCACGAGGTACTTGTTGCTCTCATTCTGCTCGATCTGCCCCTGGTAGGTGCGGCGGTTTTCGATCACGGTAAGAAACAGGGAGGGCTGGTTCAGCGGGATCCTGATATTGCGGACCACCTGGTCCGGAGACTGGCCCGTAAGCTCGATGCCGAACTGGCCGAGGCCTCGCACTTCGTCCTTCTTCACCATGAACAGGATCGCCCGGTTCACCACTTCGCTCGCGTACCGAAGAATGAGGAGGGTCACCTCCGCCGTGGCCGTTGGGAACCGCAGCTCATCGAACATGGACTTGAGGGTGGAGATCTCTTTTTGCGGCGTTTCCGTCTCGATGCGGGCGCGGAACTCCTCCCTGGCAGGTTCATAGGAGAGAGGGGATGGTGTTAGGGGCGGGGGGGATGCGCCGTGCACCTTGGGCGGGGGCGCGGGCCGGGTCGTGCCCTTTCGCCTCTCGTCGAGTATCCGTGTGCCTTCCATCAGGAGGTACTCGGCGCTGATGCCGTGCTTCAGCAGGAATTCCTGCGTATCGATCTCGATCTTGTCCTTCGGGGCTATCTCGCCGAGCTCAAAGTTGAAAAAACCTTCCTCCCAGGCAAGCAGGTCATAGATGATCTCCTCGATCTGCTTCCGCACAACGGCTTCGAGCGTCTGGGCGGTCACGGCCCCCATGTCCTGGAGGATCATGCCCAGGGGCTTGTCTGCCTCCCGCCGCTGCACGGAGAGCGCCTGTGAGAGGGCGGTCTCGGAAAGCATGCCCTGGGAAACGAGCATATTGCCGAGAGAATCACGAATGCTGTCGCTCGCGGCCTGGATCACCTGACCGTTCTTGAACACGACCATGCCGGTGCCCTTGCGGCTGCGCACGATGAGCGTGCCTGTTTTTTTACTCAGACTGATAATCTGGAAGATATCGGGTAGCGCAAGGTCTTCCAGCCTGCCCACAAGACTCATGAAATCTCCTGCTCCGAATTGTCATCCGATTATATCAATTTGAATGAAAAAAGCAACGGTTTAATAATCGGTTAGGCGGCGGGACCGCTGGTGGCAGGGAATACCTTTGTTGCAGAGTCGTTGATGCTTTTTGATTACTGTCTGCCGTACTTCCCGGCCGTTATTCCGGCAGATGCCAGACCCTGCCAGGTGAGGGGACGGATTGGTGGGACAGCCGCGATTTCGATGCGCTTGAGCCCCTCATGAGCTCCGGTAGTTCTCGAATTGCAGTTCGATCCCGAAATCCTTTCCCTTGAGGAGCTGGATAGCTGTCTGCAGATCATCCCTGCTTTTGCCCGATACGCGGACCTGGTCGGCCTGGATCGCCGCCTGAACCTTCATCTTCGAGTCTTTGATGGCTTTTACGATCTCCTTTGCCTTGTCAGTCGGGATGCCCTGCTGCAGGCCGAGCCGCTGGCGGACGGTTCCTGCGAGGGCCGACTCCATCTTGCCAAAGGAAAGGTTCTTGACCGGCACACCCCGCTTGACAAGCTTCGTCTGCAGGATGTCGACCACACTTTTCAGTTTGTACTCATCGTCCGATACAATCACGAGGGCATCTTTCTCCTGGGTTATGTTCGACTTGCTGCCCTTGAAGTCGAACCGCTGCCCGATCTCCTTCATCGCCTGGCTCACGG contains:
- a CDS encoding DUF4388 domain-containing protein encodes the protein MSLVGRLEDLALPDIFQIISLSKKTGTLIVRSRKGTGMVVFKNGQVIQAASDSIRDSLGNMLVSQGMLSETALSQALSVQRREADKPLGMILQDMGAVTAQTLEAVVRKQIEEIIYDLLAWEEGFFNFELGEIAPKDKIEIDTQEFLLKHGISAEYLLMEGTRILDERRKGTTRPAPPPKVHGASPPPLTPSPLSYEPAREEFRARIETETPQKEISTLKSMFDELRFPTATAEVTLLILRYASEVVNRAILFMVKKDEVRGLGQFGIELTGQSPDQVVRNIRIPLNQPSLFLTVIENRRTYQGQIEQNESNKYLVNELGGVMPDQVLAIPLVVDGKVALVVYGDNIPERRPIKGVDTLEIFMNQAGMALEKALLEKRIAELQKERR
- a CDS encoding response regulator — its product is MRNVLIVEDSKAIRSMMRVSLEEAGGFFVVEAANGFEALKALPSRRFDLIVTDINMPDINGLELIGFVRSNPAYREIPLIIVSTEKSDEDKKRGLALGASSYVIKPFTKEDLMSAVRGALGG
- a CDS encoding chemotaxis protein CheA, coding for MKSDRNIKDFLAEAEDILESASQALLTIESGQSEGRPEPEQVNALFRAIHSFKGLAGMFDLKVPADLSHKMEFLLDEVRLGKVGLSREALDVLFDAAALLGRLVQQAGSGQEPEEIAPMVERIDAVLQAKPAAASDRSVLNEIDLDRGLLQVLTEYEEFRLKENIRGRKNLFLVKVVFELADFEAGITGLNETLKKEAEIICTLPTAGAGGSGIGFTIMVGTAKSRDELKASVTVPNAAIEQVPYVEGRKAEEPRQEAGLRSVSNTVRVDIYKLDSLMNTVGEMHLVKNIIGRIVRELKSQQGASSLAADLHKAQRGLERKLNELQEGILEVRMVPIGQIFNRLTQMVRKYAKDAGKEIDLRLSGEETELDKLMVEDLADPLMHLIRNAVDHGIESPEVRRQGGKPEQGVVVLSASPKGNHVVITVEDDGAGMDPRKILAKAVEKGVLTPDHGLDPETDRKEILDLVFLPGFTTRETVTEISGRGVGMDVVKKNLSKLSGMIDVETEIGEGSRFTMTLPITLAIIKALIVEAGGQTFAVPLSSVLEIIRTTEDQVETVETREVIAIRNETVPLLRLTEAFMLPVREGRSSLYLIIVGLAERRLGIVVEALRDQQEIVIKPMGKRLSKVRGIAGATELGDRRGVVLVLDVESLMEGVLKKTSAGPIR
- a CDS encoding YajQ family cyclic di-GMP-binding protein, encoding MAAENSFDIVSKINMAEVTNAVSQAMKEIGQRFDFKGSKSNITQEKDALVIVSDDEYKLKSVVDILQTKLVKRGVPVKNLSFGKMESALAGTVRQRLGLQQGIPTDKAKEIVKAIKDSKMKVQAAIQADQVRVSGKSRDDLQTAIQLLKGKDFGIELQFENYRSS